A portion of the Glycine max cultivar Williams 82 chromosome 10, Glycine_max_v4.0, whole genome shotgun sequence genome contains these proteins:
- the LOC102661752 gene encoding succinate dehydrogenase [ubiquinone] iron-sulfur subunit 2, mitochondrial yields the protein MSEVQAQQVEPKARESPTRKIPTLKTFQIYRWNPKNPSKHKVKDYQINLKEGGPMVLDALNNIQNKIDPSLTFRRSCREGICGSCAMNIDDYNNIACLTKIPLEKNSAAMTITPLPHMFVIKDLVMDMTNFYTNLREVMICATILVYCSYRWFHIPGIVIRFFLTFNLSSLC from the coding sequence ATGTCGGAGGTACAGGCCCAGCAGGTGGAGCCCAAGGCCCGTGAAAGCCCAACCCGCAAAATCCCAACCCTCAAAACCTTCCAAATCTATCGCTGGAACCCCAAAAACCCTTCAAAGCACAAGGTCAAGGACTACCAGATCAACCTAAAGGAGGGTGGGCCGATGGTCCTCGATGCGCTCAACAACATCCAGAATAAGATTGACCCGAGCCTCACGTTCCGCCGCTCATGCCGCGAGGGGATCTGCGGCTCCTGCGCAATGAACATCGACGACTACAACAACATTGCGTGCCTCACCAAGATCCCCTTGGAAAAAAACTCCGCCGCCATGACGATCACTCCTCTGCCACACATGTTCGTGATCAAGGACCTGGTTATGGACATGACGAACTTCTACACAAATTTAAGAGAAGTTATGATATGTGCTACCATACTTGTTTATTGTAGTTATAGATGGTTTCACATTCCTGGAATTGTAATaagatttttcttaacttttaaTTTGTCTTCTCTTTGCTGA